GCAATCCATGAAGCAATGACGATAACAGGGTTTCTTGGTGATGAGCTTGGAGAGTTGGTGCAGGATGGACACTGACAGTGGCCTGTGGAATTGAGCAATGATATCGCTCAAATTGCGGTTAACCTCCCTTCTATCTATGGGTATCATTGCATGGACGAGTTCATCAAGGGtttattttaggataaattacaacgatctttcttgagatttggcataattatgaatatctctcgttgtttgaaaaattatcaataccccctGATTTTAACAATCGTTTAACAATTAGCTCAAtctgttagattttcatccattttttatggtaaactgATAAAAATGTTcttatggattaaaaattataattttatttatttttttaaaaaaataattttttatagaataaatGGATAAtgttttataacttttaaaatttccaTCCATCCCCgttagatttatttataaatttttttaaaaaaataaaagaatacaataagggcaaagttgacaattgcATACAtccatccaagaattacataatttcatcaaacattagaggaatatttgtaattttttaaataacgaaagagtattcgtaattatgttaaattgtagaaaaagtCGTTGTGGGGttactctttattttattacggAGGGGCTTGAAACTCTCCAAACAACCTAGTCAGAGGGTATTGTGGAGCGGTTTGATGGCAAGCAAGTTTCACATTCCTATGCACAGGTTTATTAATCTGGCTGGGTATCTCGTAGAGATTGACCACAttggataaaccatggcttcCACAAGCGCTTGTTTGTCTCTGCAACGAGCAAGAACTCGACATACAAAATCACATGTTCTTTGATTCTAAAATTTGCAAAGGAATCGCTTGCTATTCTTAGGCAGCAAGTCAGGTTTATTGGATGTATCCGCAGGATCGGAGGAGAGGGATTACTTGGGCAACACATAGGTGAAAGGACCAATACCTCCTCAATGCGGCAAACAAGGTTGTGTGCTGGCTATACTAGTTTATCGGAAAAAATTCAAGGACCCGTGATAttggaaatattaaaaaataaattgagaaaaataaaatatcaattacacttaaccccccccccccccatgaGGCTAGAGAGTGTAGTACACGTGTGTTGACAAATGTGGGtctaaaagtatattttatttatcagtTTTGCCCTTATCTTtccataatataatattatataatataatatataatttaataaattttaaaataatatataaataatttattaataataaaatttactttacataaatatataattatattagtatttttaatataatattattaattacataattaagttaataaaaattaatttcttaaaaaaaatgacagcAAAGTAGGGCGACCGTCCTCCTCATCCCTAGGCGACCGCCAACGCCCATCGATTCAGGGCGATCAACCAGAAAAGTCTGGGCAACTGGCACCACCCAGACACGGAGGGAGGGATGaagtgattattatttttcaaattaatatttttaattttaatttgaatagcTTCAGTTTACCAGGGGTGTAAATAAGCTTGATTCAAGAGAAAGACCTCTGTTGGAAGTTTTTTCCAGAACCTTATAAGGACGCTCctgtataatataatcatatccAATGTGTCGTCTAACTCATTGTTTAAAGCCAAATAGGACTAAAAacctccaaaaaaatatttaattgacatgtcatgtcattttttgataaaaatcaaaattttggggcatcaaaggactaaaattcattaattttgaaacttaatGCATAAAAGTTAGgcataattatcatattaaaattaatattgagcATATTTAATagaccaaaaaaaatagtttttttcatataaaaattataattttatatattatatgtacattttaattaaaagtcaCATAATATactacataaatataaaatttttcctCATATGTATGGAGGGGCATTTCAGTTGTTgtccttaaaaaaataggtacaAGTTGACCAGAGactttgtaatttattgtttataacatagaaataattttttatatttaaattttcacagagaattttttaatatttttttatattataggggtaaaaatgaatttaactccaaatttatttcatttggcAAGGGAGGAATAAAGGCGTTTTCATGGGACGGCTATTGTTATTGTGTATCTTGTTATGGAACAAAGTTTAGAGTACACATATGAAAGCTAATCTACAAGTTTGGTGTGTTAAATAGAATATTGAAGTAAGGTTGGATAGAGAGCTTCTTGAGTTTATGGCATGTATTTATGCTTTACATTTttcaaagataaaaatttcttttttctattttcatatatatactttgaaaaactaaaagaaattcaaaaaaattataattaccatataaaagatttttctttATCGATTCCCACAGAGATAAAGGATTAGAACTTCAAGTCTTCAATGGTACGACTCACTTGCAAAGTCAATTTCaaatgggataattataattttggtcatcATGTGTTAACACTAATTCATTTTCAATCCCtgaatatattgaaattctattttaatccttcaacttttaaaatattaacattttcggtccttaaatctaattaatgaccattttgcccttttaaaaaaaacatatagtCCAACTATCTTTTTCATATGCTCATGATCAGGAACAACAtggttttgaaaataaaattaagcctcCATAAAATCATACCTTTCTTTAACCATCTTGTTCGCAGATATTCCAAGTCCTTGGTATTCTCAGGTAGTATGGTTAGAGAATGTTCGGAAAATTGAGGATTTGAAATACCCCGAAAACATAACGATCAAAGAAAggaatatgtaaatttatggaagcttaattttatttttgaacacATGTTGGACCTGATCATGTGCATAAGAAAAAGATagttaaactatattttttctttaaaaggacaaaatggtTACTAATTAGTCCTAAGGATCGAgattattaatgttttaaaaattaaaggactaaaataaaatttaaatatatttagggACTGAAAACGAATTAGTGGAAATATACTATGAACAAACTGTAATTATCCCACTTCAAACTCACCAaattttcctctctctctctctcctcaaaCATGTTGCCGTCTTCTCATCCAACTACCCATTTGTTGTCTTCTCTCACTAGCCAAACACAAGCCTTCAAATCATCATACATTTTGtaatcttttctttcatcCAGTTTGGTAGCTCTTCTTTCCTACAATGATGGAGGTTGCTTTCTTGTTTTAAGCGCTCTATCTACTGTTGGAAACTATGAAGATACACTTTAGTTTGCACTGAAACTTCTGTTCTACTGAGATGTGAGATCATTATCTTGAGaagttatacttttttcttggTCGGTTTTGGGAtcctttttttctaatttctaatGCTTTCGAGAATAAAAAGGGGGAATATGTTTGGCTGGTGGGAGTGCTGTGCTGCATCATGCTGTGAAAGAGTTTATGAAGAGTTTCTGGAGGACCCAGAGCCTTTTTCTCTGCCTTCACCACTTCCTCAATGGCCAAAAGGtttgttcttgaaaataatttggtaaagattcaatctttttttcacCATAAATTGAGTTCTTTTGTGTTGGAATTGGGCTCTGTTGTCTGCAGAATATTATCTGACATcctgtttctttctttgacCTTTTCTAGGGGGAAAAATTTAGAGGAATAGAGAACTTAATCAACATTAACCAGAAATTGGGATATCTGTAGTTAAGGTTTTGATAATCCACTTTGATTGTTTTGTATCATTGTTCGTGATTTTTTATGAGGTGATAATCATATTCTTGAGCCCATCCAGCACATGAGTGGATGTGAAATCAGTGTGTGATACCAAAGTGTGATAGCAGTTCCTTCACCTTTATAATGGACTTGATTACTTTTGGTTTAACATTCACCTCAAGATTCCAAGGCTAGAGCATGGTTTGATCAAAGTAAtggctttcttttcttttctcttggACATGGATTTGAGTATAGGTAATGGTCATTTTAACTGTAAAAGAGACTTGCAATCATAGATTTTCCTTTAAATCATTCcactatatattttgaagaaaaattctcCTGGATATATTTGGATGGATGATGGTGCtggagaagaagaaactatttatattttagtgtGAGGACATGGTCAAACTGTTTGGATTGTTCATTGTTGTTTATGGATGTTTGTAGTAAAATGTACTTTGTTCAGCGAGTCAAGTCTACAAGATAGACGAAGAAGATGGCTTGGAATTTTGAGTCGGGGCGCTAACTGGAaggttaattaaatatgaaaagcGGAGTTCTTGGCATGTTTCACGTTCTTCCCGTGTCTCATGTTTTTTCTAAGATAAAAAGTTTTCTGAGTTGGTCTTCATGTgacttcatttattttatgctCAAATTGTTGTGTTCCTCTATCTGAATTGCCTACAAGTGTCTGTCAAGTCAGTTTTAAAACATTCACAGGTAAAGGTTTTGCTACGGGGAAGATTTGTCTCGGAGAAATAGAAGTTGTTAAAATCACTGAATTCGAGAAAATATGGAGTTGCAGCTCGTTGAGTCGAAAGGCCAATGCTGTCGCATTCTATAAACCTGTCGGAATTCCGGACGGATATTCCAGCCTCGGCCACTATTGCCAGCCAAGTGATCGGAAACTAAGGGGCTATGTCCTTGTAGCCAAATGCATATCAAGTGACGAGTCTCAGGGTTCAAAATCAGTCTCTCCAGCTCTTACAAAGCCTCTGAACTACACTTTGGTATGGAGTTCACATTCTCATGGCAACGAATATGGTTATATATGGCTTCCCAATCCACCGGAAGGCTATAAACCAACAGGGTTTGTGGTGACCACGGAGCCTGAAGAGCCAGATCTTGAGGAAGTAAGATGTGTCCGAGAAGACCTCACTGAGAGTTGTGAAGTTAATGAGGTCATATTTGAGAGAAATTCAGTCTTTCCAAAGGGCCGGATTTATGTTGGGAATACAAGACCATGCAGAAGGGGGATGCTCTGCAGAGGTGTTCCCGTTGGTACGTTCTATTGCAGTCAAGACGAGGATTCTGAGAACGACATGAGTATTGCTTGTTTGAAAAACCTCGATTCTTCCCTTCTTGCAATGCCAAATCTGGACCAGGTTCATGCACTCATTAAGCATTACGGGCCCACTGTTTATTTACATCCTGATGAAGCTTTCTTGCCATCATCAGTTTCTTGGTTTTTTGAAAACGGAGCTCTTCTGTACAAAGATGGGAGAGATAAGGGATTAGCCATTGATTCTAAAGGCTCAAATTTACCTGGTGGTGGGAGGAACGACGGACAGTTCTGGCTCGATTTGCCTGTAGATAACAATAGAAGTGATCATGTAAAATCAGGTAGCATGAAAACCGCAGAGCTCTACGTTCATGTGAAACCGGCATCTGGAGGAACTTTCACTGATATCGCCATGTGGATATTTTGCCCGTTCAATGGTCCGTCCACCATTAAAGCCGGAGCTTTCAATTATACCTTCAGTAGAATAGGTCAGCATGTCGGTGACTGGGAGCATTATACGCTCCGGCTGAGCAACTTTGAGGGAGAGCTCTGGAGTGTGTATTTCTCCGAGCACAGTGGAGGTGAATGGCTCGATGCATCAGCGTTGGAGTTCATCGACGGAAATAAGCCGATCATATACGCATCAAAAAGCGGCCATGCAAGCTTCCCGCATGAGGGTTGCTACATTCAGGGCTCGACAAAGTTGGGCATTGGAGCGAGGAACGATTGTGCTAAAAGCAATTATTCCATAGACTCTAGCACAAAATATCAAGTCATTGCTGCTGAGTACCTGGGAGACGAAATTGAAGAACCTCATTGGTTGCAGTACATGAGAGAATGGGGTCCGACCGTTGTTTATGATTCTCGATCCGAACTGGATAAGATACTCAAACACCTCCCATTTTTCGTCAGGTTTTCGTTGGAAAATCTCATAGAGTTGTTT
This region of Sesamum indicum cultivar Zhongzhi No. 13 linkage group LG4, S_indicum_v1.0, whole genome shotgun sequence genomic DNA includes:
- the LOC105161158 gene encoding uncharacterized protein LOC105161158 isoform X2, with protein sequence MGNMFGWWECCAASCCERVYEEFLEDPEPFSLPSPLPQWPKGKGFATGKICLGEIEVVKITEFEKIWSCSSLSRKANAVAFYKPVGIPDGYSSLGHYCQPSDRKLRGYVLVAKCISSDESQGSKSVSPALTKPLNYTLVWSSHSHGNEYGYIWLPNPPEGYKPTGFVVTTEPEEPDLEEVRCVREDLTESCEVNEVIFERNSVFPKGRIYVGNTRPCRRGMLCRGVPVGTFYCSQDEDSENDMSIACLKNLDSSLLAMPNLDQVHALIKHYGPTVYLHPDEAFLPSSVSWFFENGALLYKDGRDKGLAIDSKGSNLPGGGRNDGQFWLDLPVDNNRSDHVKSGSMKTAELYVHVKPASGGTFTDIAMWIFCPFNGPSTIKAGAFNYTFSRIGQHVGDWEHYTLRLSNFEGELWSVYFSEHSGGEWLDASALEFIDGNKPIIYASKSGHASFPHEGCYIQGSTKLGIGARNDCAKSNYSIDSSTKYQVIAAEYLGDEIEEPHWLQYMREWGPTVVYDSRSELDKILKHLPFFVRFSLENLIELFPTELYGEEGPTGPKEKDNWLGDERC
- the LOC105161158 gene encoding uncharacterized protein LOC105161158 isoform X1 encodes the protein MLSRIKRGNMFGWWECCAASCCERVYEEFLEDPEPFSLPSPLPQWPKGKGFATGKICLGEIEVVKITEFEKIWSCSSLSRKANAVAFYKPVGIPDGYSSLGHYCQPSDRKLRGYVLVAKCISSDESQGSKSVSPALTKPLNYTLVWSSHSHGNEYGYIWLPNPPEGYKPTGFVVTTEPEEPDLEEVRCVREDLTESCEVNEVIFERNSVFPKGRIYVGNTRPCRRGMLCRGVPVGTFYCSQDEDSENDMSIACLKNLDSSLLAMPNLDQVHALIKHYGPTVYLHPDEAFLPSSVSWFFENGALLYKDGRDKGLAIDSKGSNLPGGGRNDGQFWLDLPVDNNRSDHVKSGSMKTAELYVHVKPASGGTFTDIAMWIFCPFNGPSTIKAGAFNYTFSRIGQHVGDWEHYTLRLSNFEGELWSVYFSEHSGGEWLDASALEFIDGNKPIIYASKSGHASFPHEGCYIQGSTKLGIGARNDCAKSNYSIDSSTKYQVIAAEYLGDEIEEPHWLQYMREWGPTVVYDSRSELDKILKHLPFFVRFSLENLIELFPTELYGEEGPTGPKEKDNWLGDERC